The following are encoded together in the Daucus carota subsp. sativus chromosome 5, DH1 v3.0, whole genome shotgun sequence genome:
- the LOC108222505 gene encoding uncharacterized protein LOC108222505 isoform X1 yields the protein MGKPKEEVLLSHHFSHEHPLELTNSVSTKATACFGCNQTIFAGKYYYKCKKCPFYLHQLCHNMPKTVQHPADPDHYLTLQSMISSSPNSKSSIDCKACGENLSGFYYNCDKCGDFYHILCSAVPLSVKTPTHPHVLKLEYEPPYDFQCDSCHRPSYTGWLYRCSLCEFDVHIACAITNKGAQLRSPKAMEHSPLNKEEELMELLTRGLGKGEAEEVERNMPHQDQPSLLGSEQDPYCGSYQFSDACFSIDFAKSLLASEDGSTPQRFSKLGLAQVNETETPGINKILGDHPKHTKQRSSSTHISHPHSRNSSNDSKIRLSSVSIGSRILLHLDSDADKNNGFGFTLAKSASTREYRSTASDNQAKTGCGLLNFLYCRRPRAK from the exons ATGGGGAAGCCAAAAGAAGAGGTTCTTCTATCACACCATTTCAGCCATGAGCATCCACTTGAACTCACCAATTCGGTTTCGACGAAAGCCACTGCCTGCTTTGGTTGCAATCAGACTATATTTGCAGGCAAGTACTACTACAAGTGCAAGAAATGTCCCTTCTACCTTCACCAACTATGTCACAACATGCCTAAGACAGTTCAACACCCGGCTGATCCCGACCATTATTTAACTCTCCAATCTATGATTAGTTCTTCGCCTAATTCCAAATCATCCATCGACTGCAAAGCTTGTGGAGAAAACTTGTCAGGCTTCTACTATAATTGCGACAAATGTGGAGATTTCTACCATATCTTGTGCTCTGCCGTGCCTTTATCTGTCAAAACACCTACCCACCCACACGTACTGAAACTTGAGTACGAGCCACCATATGATTTCCaatgtgattcatgtcatagGCCTAGTTACACCGGCTGGCTGTATCGTTGTAGCTTATGTGAATTTGATGTTCACATAGCTTGTGCTATCACAAATAAAGGAGCACAGCTGCGATCTCCTAAGGCTATGGAACACAGTCCTTTGAACAAAGAGGAAGAACTAATGGAATTACTTACACGAGGACTTGGCAAGGGAGAGGCTGAAGAAGTTGAAAGGAACATGCCTCATCAAGATCAACCAAGCCTATTAGGCTCCGAACAGGATCCTTATTGTGGAAGCTATCAGTTTAGTGATGCTTGTTTCTCAATAGATTTTGCAAAATCACTTCTAGCCAGTGAAGATGGATCAACCCCTCAGAGATTTAGCAAGCTGGGACTAGCACAAGTGAACGAAACAGAAACTCCAGGGATCAACAAGATATTAGGTGATCATCCAAAGCATACCAAACAACGAAGTTCAAGCACTCATATTAGTCATCCTCATTCTAGAAATTCATCTAATGATTCGAAAATAAGACTATCATCAGTGAGTATTGGTTCCCGCATCTTACTGCATTTGGACTCCGACGCAGATAAGAACAACGGCTTTGGCTTCACACTAGCCAAGTCTGCATCTACCAGAGAGTACCGCAGTACTGCCTCAGATAAT CAGGCGAAGACAGGATGTGGGCTACTGAACTTCTTGTACTGCAGACGTCCAAGAGCTAAATAG
- the LOC108222505 gene encoding uncharacterized protein LOC108222505 isoform X2: MGKPKEEVLLSHHFSHEHPLELTNSVSTKATACFGCNQTIFAGKYYYKCKKCPFYLHQLCHNMPKTVQHPADPDHYLTLQSMISSSPNSKSSIDCKACGENLSGFYYNCDKCGDFYHILCSAVPLSVKTPTHPHVLKLEYEPPYDFQCDSCHRPSYTGWLYRCSLCEFDVHIACAITNKGAQLRSPKAMEHSPLNKEEELMELLTRGLGKGEAEEVERNMPHQDQPSLLGSEQDPYCGSYQFSDACFSIDFAKSLLASEDGSTPQRFSKLGLAQVNETETPGINKILGDHPKHTKQRSSSTHISHPHSRNSSNDSKIRLSSVSIGSRILLHLDSDADKNNGFGFTLAKSASTREYRSTASDNAKTGCGLLNFLYCRRPRAK, from the exons ATGGGGAAGCCAAAAGAAGAGGTTCTTCTATCACACCATTTCAGCCATGAGCATCCACTTGAACTCACCAATTCGGTTTCGACGAAAGCCACTGCCTGCTTTGGTTGCAATCAGACTATATTTGCAGGCAAGTACTACTACAAGTGCAAGAAATGTCCCTTCTACCTTCACCAACTATGTCACAACATGCCTAAGACAGTTCAACACCCGGCTGATCCCGACCATTATTTAACTCTCCAATCTATGATTAGTTCTTCGCCTAATTCCAAATCATCCATCGACTGCAAAGCTTGTGGAGAAAACTTGTCAGGCTTCTACTATAATTGCGACAAATGTGGAGATTTCTACCATATCTTGTGCTCTGCCGTGCCTTTATCTGTCAAAACACCTACCCACCCACACGTACTGAAACTTGAGTACGAGCCACCATATGATTTCCaatgtgattcatgtcatagGCCTAGTTACACCGGCTGGCTGTATCGTTGTAGCTTATGTGAATTTGATGTTCACATAGCTTGTGCTATCACAAATAAAGGAGCACAGCTGCGATCTCCTAAGGCTATGGAACACAGTCCTTTGAACAAAGAGGAAGAACTAATGGAATTACTTACACGAGGACTTGGCAAGGGAGAGGCTGAAGAAGTTGAAAGGAACATGCCTCATCAAGATCAACCAAGCCTATTAGGCTCCGAACAGGATCCTTATTGTGGAAGCTATCAGTTTAGTGATGCTTGTTTCTCAATAGATTTTGCAAAATCACTTCTAGCCAGTGAAGATGGATCAACCCCTCAGAGATTTAGCAAGCTGGGACTAGCACAAGTGAACGAAACAGAAACTCCAGGGATCAACAAGATATTAGGTGATCATCCAAAGCATACCAAACAACGAAGTTCAAGCACTCATATTAGTCATCCTCATTCTAGAAATTCATCTAATGATTCGAAAATAAGACTATCATCAGTGAGTATTGGTTCCCGCATCTTACTGCATTTGGACTCCGACGCAGATAAGAACAACGGCTTTGGCTTCACACTAGCCAAGTCTGCATCTACCAGAGAGTACCGCAGTACTGCCTCAGATAAT GCGAAGACAGGATGTGGGCTACTGAACTTCTTGTACTGCAGACGTCCAAGAGCTAAATAG
- the LOC108222509 gene encoding protein VACUOLELESS GAMETOPHYTES, with amino-acid sequence MEYSHFSHHHKLKIHQVTEGQTIRCSGCEKLCHSTVYACWQCNYFLHDHCASAARYIKKHPSDAQHPLVLIPKPTYCSGSFICNACGETGSSFSYCCVLCEIDLHVHCAFLPLRVSHKSHQHELKLYLGVINKKDEVPDEFCKICSKVLSLRNFCYYCLDCEFGVHTFCATNEVKPELYVVDDSVANTEATSSNTQAAAVNEPTAEEVIVELYNLQLQMQMAQGLAQMMASFNPSLS; translated from the coding sequence ATGGAATACTCACACTTCAGCCACCATCACAAGCTGAAGATCCACCAAGTGACAGAAGGCCAAACCATCCGTTGCTCTGGCTGCGAAAAGCTCTGCCACAGCACCGTCTACGCGTGCTGGCAGTGCAACTACTTTCTCCATGACCATTGTGCTAGCGCTGCGCGTTACATAAAAAAACATCCATCAGATGCTCAGCACCCTCTTGTTCTCATCCCGAAGCCAACTTACTGCAGCGGATCATTCATATGTAATGCTTGTGGAGAGACCGGGAGCTCATTTTCTTATTGTTGCGTGCTTTGTGAGATTGATCTTCATGTGCATTGTGCTTTCTTGCCTCTTAGGGTCAGCCATAAGTCCCACCAACATGAGCTCAAGTTGTATCTTGGTGTTATAAATAAGAAGGATGAAGTTCCTGATGAGTTTTGTAAGATCTGTAGCAAGGTGTTGAGCCTTAggaatttttgttattattgtcTTGACTGTGAATTTGGTGTGCACACTTTTTGTGCAACCAATGAGGTCAAACCAGAGTTGTACGTGGTTGATGATTCGGTGGCTAATACTGAGGCAACGTCGTCTAATACACAGGCTGCTGCGGTGAATGAACCAACTGCAGAAGAGGTGATTGTAGAGTTGTATAATCTTCAACTTCAAATGCAGATGGCTCAGGGACTTGCTCAGATGATGGCCTCGTTTAATCCAAGTCTAAGTTGA